A single Argentina anserina chromosome 7, drPotAnse1.1, whole genome shotgun sequence DNA region contains:
- the LOC126803839 gene encoding uncharacterized protein LOC126803839, whose protein sequence is MECPARSSSAAFASLLLFFVGAFVFTRLLLNSETQTLVGNSAQDPIVTTTASQLYPQKTPVLPKTPPKPLDIPLDCIAYNFTGTCPSNYPTTSSRDQDPNRQSPPTCPEYFRWIHEDLKPWAHTGISRDTFEQANRTAAFKLVIVNGKAYMQRYVKAFQSRDTFTLWGILQLLRRYPGKVPDLELMFDCVDWPVISSSSYSGPNSTAPPPLFRYCGDNNTLDIVFPDWSFWGWPEINIAPWEDLLKQLEEGNSRSRWVDRQPYAYWKGNPEVAETRQDLIKCNVSEEHEWNARVYAQNWTKEEKDGFKKSDLASQCIHRYKIYIEGSAWSVSNKYILACDSVTLLVTPRYYDFFMRGLMPVHHYWPIKADDKCRSIKYAVDWGNSHHDKAQAIGKAASNLIQEDLKMDYVYDYMFHLLREYAKLLQFKPTIPPEAIELCSETMACQAEGLEKKFMMESLVKGPAVTDPCTMPPPYDPPSLFSILRKQSNILKRVEKLEKSYWEHQNKQS, encoded by the exons ATGGAGTGTCCTGCGAGATCTTCTTCGGCCGCGTTtgcctccctccttctcttCTTCGTCGGCGCGTTCGTATTTACGCGCCTCCTCCTCAACTCC GAGACACAGACTCTAGTTGGTAACTCTGCGCAAGATCCAATAGTAACTACCACAGCATCCCAATTATACCCTCAGAAAACCCCAGTTCTTCCCAAAACACCCCCAAAGCCACTAGATATCCCACTCGACTGCATTGCCTACAACTTCACCGGAACCTGCCCCTCAAACTACCCTACCACCTCTTCACGAGACCAAGATCCTAACCGTCAATCCCCTCCCACGTGTCCTGAGTACTTCCGTTGGATACACGAGGACCTGAAGCCGTGGGCCCACACTGGGATATCAAGGGACACGTTTGAGCAGGCGAACCGTACGGCGGCGTTCAAGCTGGTCATCGTTAACGGCAAGGCGTACATGCAGAGATACGTTAAGGCGTTTCAAAGCAGAGATACTTTTACGTTGTGGGGGATCCTACAGTTACTGCGTAGATACCCAGGGAAAGTTCCTGACTTGGAGCTCATGTTTGACTGTGTTGATTGGCCGGTCATTTCTTCAAGCTCCTATTCCGGTCCCAATTCTACTGCCCCGCCACCGTTGTTTCGTTACTGTGGGGATAACAACACACTCGACATCGTCTTTCCCGACTGGTCTTTTTGGGGATG GCCTGAAATTAATATAGCTCCATGGGAGGACTTGTTGAAGCAACTAGAGGAAGGTAACAGTCGAAGTAGATGGGTGGACAGACAACCTTATGCTTATTGGAAAGGCAATCCGGAGGTCGCTGAAACAAGGCAGGACCTCATTAAGTGTAATGTTTCCGAGGAACACGAATGGAATGCTAGAGTTTATGCTCAG AATTGGACTAAAGAAGAAAAGGACGGGTTCAAGAAATCGGATTTGGCAAGCCAATGCATTCATAG GTATAAGATCTATATAGAAGGGTCTGCTTGGTCTGTGAGTAACAAATACATTCTTGCTTGTGATTCCGTTACCTTACTAGTAACGCCCCGATACTACGACTTCTTCATGAGAGGTTTAATGCCCGTTCACCACTACTGGCCCATCAAGGCTGATGACAAGTGCAGATCTATCAAGTATGCAGTAGACTGGGGAAACAGCCACCATGATAAG GCACAAGCCATAGGAAAGGCAGCAAGTAATCTAATTCAAGAGGATTTGAAGATGGACTATGTATATGACTACATGTTTCATCTTCTAAGAGAATATGCAAAGCTCTTGCAATTCAAGCCCACGATACCTCCAGAAGCTATTGAACTTTGCTCGGAGACAATGGCGTGCCAAGCAGAAGGACTAGAGAAGAAGTTTATGATGGAATCCCTGGTGAAGGGTCCTGCGGTCACTGACCCATGTACCATGCCTCCTCCATATGATCCTCCATCTCTTTTTTCAATACTTCGGAAACAATCAAATATACTTAAACGGGTAGAAAAATTGGAGAAGAGTTACTGGGAACATCAAAACAAGCAATCATAG
- the LOC126803840 gene encoding uncharacterized protein LOC126803840: MANKRQREARKRFRAEHPELVKTPEPTPPKDPNKKKKVKKPSFKRKRSDSGAPNGAAKKSRSKHPLRVPGMKPGDSCFICKGTDHIAKLCPEKAEWDRHKICLFCRQRGHSLKNCQKKNENDMEAKLCYNCGETGHSLSRCSLPLQDGGTKFAKCFVCNETGHLSKDCPKNSHGIYPKGGSCKICGGVTHLARDCPNKDSRNSMGAGISKPKWNEPRGKLTKFTSGDDLEDDFSFIGEKIVAKTKDEPAVVVGSVSLPQESNVKSKKKQGPKVVNFVGASSSGFSVSGLDVNDECKQKFLELKAKRNHRFIIFKIDKQEVVVEKLGEPDETYDDFTASLPADECRYAVFDLDFTTVENCQKSKIYFIAWSPDISKVRMKMVYASSKERIKRELDGIQVELQATDPSELSFDIIKSRAL, encoded by the exons ATGGCGAACAAAAGACAGAGAGAAGCTCGCAAGAGATTCAGAGCAGAGCACCCAGAGCTGGTTAAAACCCCAGAGCCAACTCCCCCAAAAGACccaaacaagaagaagaaggtaaaGAAACCCAGTTTCAAGCGCAAGAGATCAGACTCTGGAGCACCCAATGGAGCCGCCAAGAAGTCTCGGAGTAAACACCCGCTTAGAGTCCCGGGTATGAAGCCCGGAGATAGCTGCTTCATTTGTAAAGGCACTGACCATATTGCCAAGCTTTGTCCTGAGAAAGCTGAGTGGGATAGGCACAAG ATATGCTTGTTTTGTCGACAACGGGGACATAGTCTGAAGAATTGTCAAAAGAAGAATGAGAATGATATGGAGGCCAAGTTGTGTTATAATTGTGGGGAAACTGGGCATTCGCTTTCTAGATGCTCCTTGCCTCTTCAAGATG gaggaacaaaattTGCCAAGTGCTTTGTCTGTAATGAGACTGGCCACCTGAGCAAGGACTGTCCTAAAAACTCTCATGGGATTTATCCGAAG GGTGGTTCTTGTAAAATATGTGGAGGTGTAACACATTTGGCACGAGACTGTCCTAACAAGGACAGCAGAAATTCAATGGGTGCTGGCATTTCTAAACCCAAAT GGAATGAACCAAGAGGAAAGCTTACCAAATTTACGAGTGGAGATGATCTGGAGGATGATTTCAGTTTCATAGGTGAGAAGATTGTTGCCAAAACAAAAGACGAGCCTGCTGTTGTAGTTGGTTCTGTTTCTCTTCCACAAGAGAGTAATGTAAAATCAAAGAAGAAACAGGGTCCAAAAGTAGTAAATTTTGTTGGA GCTTCGTCGTCTGGCTTTTCTGTGTCTGGCCTGGACGTGAATGATGAGTGCAAGCAGAAGTTCTTGGAGCTAAAAGCCAAGAGAAACCATCGTTTCATTATATTCAAGATTGACAAGCAAGAAGTGGTTGTAGAGAAACTTGGAGAGCCAGATGAAACTTACGATGATTTCACAGCATCACTGCCAGCGGATGAATGCCGCTACGCTGTGTTTGATCTTGATTTCACCACCGTTGAAAATTGCCAGAAGAGCAAGATATACTTCATTGCATG GTCGCCTGATATATCAAAGGTGAGAATGAAGATGGTGTATGCTAGCTCCAAAGAGAGAATCAAGAGAGAATTGGATGGCATTCAAGTTGAGTTGCAAGCAACTGATCCAAGTGAATTGAGCTTTGACATTATTAAATCTCGAGCTCTTTAA
- the LOC126801914 gene encoding uncharacterized protein LOC126801914 isoform X1 gives MRDSRRWGLNSHLSESISFLRTLMKSPAISSLAALVFFLLFFIGAFVCTRLLNSTQTETVLGSSAQDSILNTRVSQLYPPQSPVLPLKPPKILEIPLNCTAFDHTGTCPSNYPTTSSPDRDPNRPPPPTCPDYFRWIHEDLRPWAHTGITRETFQKARRTANFKLVIKNGKAYMERYRKSFQSRDTFTLWGILQLLRRYPGKVPDLELMFDCVDWPVILSKFFTGPNSSAPPPVFRYCGDDSSLDIVFPDWSFWGWPEINIAPWENLLKQLEEGNGRSRWVDREPYAYWKGNPTVAETRQDLLKCNVSEEQDWNARVYAQDWSRESKEGFKQSDLASQCIHRYKIYIEGSAWSVSNKYILACDSVTLIVKPRYYDFFTRELMPVHHYWPIKDDDKCRSIKYAVDWGNSHKQKAQAIGKAARNLIQDDLKMDYVYDYMFHLLSEYSKLLQFKPTIPGKAVELCSEAMACQAQGLEKKFMMESLVKGPAVTSPCTMPPPYDPPSHFSVLRRKSNSIRQVETWEKSYWENQNNQT, from the exons ATGAGAGACAGCAGAAGGTGGGGGCTTAATAGTCATTTGTCGGAGTCCATCTCGTTCCTGCGCACACTTATGAAGTCTCCTGCGATCTCTTCCTTGGCCGCGTTggttttcttcctcctcttcttcatcGGCGCGTTTGTCTGCACGCGCCTCCTCAACTCCACT CAGACAGAGACCGTACTTGGTAGCTCAGCCCAAGATTCAATACTAAATACGCGGGTATCCCAATTATACCCTCCACAAAGCCCTGTTCTACCCTTAAAGCCCCCAAAAATACTCGAAATCCCACTCAACTGCACTGCTTTCGACCACACCGGAACCTGCCCCTCAAACTACCCCACCACCTCCTCCCCTGACCGAGATCCCAACCGTCCACCCCCGCCCACGTGTCCAGATTACTTCCGTTGGATTCACGAGGACCTCAGGCCATGGGCCCACACGGGGATCACAAGGGAGACTTTTCAGAAGGCGAGGCGTACGGCGAATTTTAAGCTGGTGATTAAAAACGGCAAGGCGTATATGGAGAGATACCGCAAGTCGTTTCAGAGCCGAGACACTTTTACGCTGTGGGGGATCCTACAGTTGCTGCGTAGGTACCCAGGGAAAGTGCCTGATCTAGAGCTCATGTTTGACTGCGTTGACTGGCCGGTTATTTTATCCAAGTTCTTTACCGGGCCCAATTCCTCTGCCCCGCCACCGGTGTTTCGTTACTGCGGGGATGACAGCTCGCTTGATATAGTCTTCCCTGATTGGTCCTTTTGGGGATG GCCTGAAATTAATATAGCTCCGTGGGAGAACTTGTTGAAGCAGCTAGAGGAAGGGAACGGGAGGAGTAGATGGGTGGACAGAGAGCCTTATGCTTATTGGAAGGGGAATCCGACCGTTGCGGAAACAAGGCAAGACCTACTGAAATGTAATGTTTCCGAGGAGCAGGATTGGAATGCTCGCGTTTATGCTCAG GATTGGTCACGTGAATCAAAGGAAGGGTTCAAGCAATCGGATTTGGCGAGCCAATGTATTCATAG GTATAAGATCTATATAGAAGGGTCTGCTTGGTCTGTGAGTAACAAGTACATTCTTGCTTGTGATTCCGTTACCTTAATAGTCAAGCCCCGATACTATGACTTCTTCACGAGAGAATTGATGCCGGTGCACCACTACTGGCCCATCAAGGATGATGACAAGTGCAGGTCTATTAAGTACGCTGTAGATTGGGGAAACAGCCACAAGCAAAAG GCACAAGCCATAGGAAAGGCAGCAAGGAACCTAATTCAAGATGATTTGAAGATGGACTATGTATATGACTACATGTTCCATCTTTTAAGCGAATATTCAAAGCTTTTACAATTCAAGCCCACCATACCTGGAAAAGCTGTTGAACTCTGCTCAGAGGCAATGGCATGCCAAGCACAAGGATTAGAGAAGAAGTTTATGATGGAATCACTGGTGAAGGGTCCTGCAGTCACTAGCCCATGTACCATGCCTCCACCATATGACCCTCCATCTCATTTTTCAGTGCTTAGGAGAAAATCAAATTCTATACGACAGGTAGAAACATGGGAGAAGAGCTACTgggaaaatcaaaataatcaAACATAG
- the LOC126803386 gene encoding tubulin beta-1 chain, which produces MREILHIQGGQCGNQIGAKFWEVVCAEHGIDSTGRYGGDNELQLERVNVYYNEASCGRFVPRAVLMDLEPGTMDSVRSGPYGQIFRPDNFVFGQSGAGNNWAKGHYTEGAELIDSVLDVVRKEAENCDCLQGFQVCHSLGGGTGSGMGTLLISKIREEYPDRMMLTFSVFPSPKVSDTVVEPYNATLSVHQLVENADECMVLDNEALYDICFRTLKLTTPSFGDLNHLISATMSGVTCCLRFPGQLNSDLRKLAVNLIPFPRLHFFMVGFAPLTSRGSQQYRALTVPELTQQMWDAKNMMCAADPRHGRYLTASAMFRGKMSTKEVDEQMINVQNKNSSYFVEWIPNNVKSTVCDIPPTGLKMASTFIGNSTSIQEMFRRVSEQFTAMFRRKAFLHWYTGEGMDEMEFTEAESNMNDLVSEYQQYQDATADEEGYDYEDEEEVQEEA; this is translated from the exons ATGCGTGAGATTCTTCACATCCAGGGAGGCCAGTGCGGCAACCAGATCGGAGCCAAGTTCTGGGAGGTCGTCTGCGCCGAGCACGGCATCGACTCCACCGGCCGGTACGGCGGCGACAACGAGCTCCAGCTCGAGCGCGTCAATGTCTACTACAACGAGGCCAGTTGCGGGAGGTTTGTCCCACGCGCCGTGCTCATGGATCTGGAGCCTGGCACCATGGACAGCGTCAGATCTGGTCCGTACGGCCAGATCTTCCGTCCGGATAACTTCGTCTTTGGACAGTCCGGCGCCGGCAACAATTGGGCGAAAGGTCACTACACTGAAGGCGCTGAGTTGATTGACTCGGTTCTCGACGTTGTGAGGAAGGAGGCTGAGAACTGTGACTGCTTGCAAG GGTTTCAAGTTTGCCACTCTCTGGGAGGTGGTACTGGTTCTGGAATGGGGACACTTCTCATTTCCAAGATCAGAGAGGAGTATCCGGACCGAATGATGCTCACTTTCTCTGTGTTCCCATCCCCGAAGGTGTCGGACACTGTGGTTGAGCCGTACAATGCGACCCTCTCGGTTCACCAGCTTGTTGAGAATGCCGATGAGTGTATGGTTTTGGACAACGAAGCTCTCTATGACATTTGCTTCCGAACATTGAAGCTCACTACTCCGAGCT TTGGTGATCTGAATCACCTGATTTCGGCTACCATGAGCGGTGTAACTTGCTGTCTTCGTTTCCCTGGACAACTCAACTCTGATCTCCGCAAGCTTGCTGTTAACTTGATTCCATTCCCCCGATTGCACTTCTTCATGGTTGGGTTTGCCCCACTTACATCTCGTGGATCCCAGCAATACAGGGCACTCACTGTTCCAGAGCTTACTCAACAGATGTGGGATGCCAAGAACATGATGTGTGCTGCTGATCCTCGTCATGGGCGCTATTTGACTGCTTCAGCAATGTTCCGTGGTAAGATGAGCACCAAGGAAGTTGATGAACAGATGATCAACGTCCAAAACAAGAATTCATCTTACTTTGTTGAGTGGATCCCCAACAATGTCAAGTCCACTGTTTGTGACATTCCCCCAACCGGTCTGAAGATGGCTTCAACGTTCATTGGTAACTCCACTTCCATTCAAGAAATGTTCCGGAGGGTGAGTGAGCAGTTCACTGCTATGTTCCGTAGAAAGGCTTTCTTGCATTGGTACACAGGAGAGGGTATGGATGAGATGGAGTTTACCGAGGCAGAGAGCAACATGAATGACCTTGTCTCAGAGTACCAGCAGTACCAGGATGCTACTGCAGACGAGGAAGGGTATGACTATGAAGATGAGGAGGAAGTTCAGGAGGAGGCTTGA
- the LOC126803387 gene encoding uncharacterized protein LOC126803387 has product MASNYGFMTLAVLALALAVCVQATLGEVTCENLDESTCAFAVSSSSKRCVLEKHVKRSGEEAYTCRTSEIEADKFKDWIESEQCIKSCGLDRKSYGISSDSLLESRFTQKLCSPQCYGSCPNIVDLYFNLAAGEGVFLPKICEAQGANARREMSEIRSSGFVAPGPVKSANLVAEAPVSYMNLEAEQYVAPAQTPGY; this is encoded by the exons ATGGCTTCTAACTACGGCTTCATGACCCTTGCAGTCCTCGCTCTTGCCCTTGCCGTTTGCGTGCAAGCCACTCTTG GGGAAGTGACATGTGAGAATCTAGACGAAAGCACTTGTGCATTTGCGGTGTCGTCATCGTCCAAACGTTGTGTGCTTGAGAAGCACGTAAAGAGGAGCGGAGAGGAAGCATACACATGCCGCACTTCAGAAATTGAAGCGGACAAATTTAAGGACTGGATCGAGAGCGAGCAGTGCATTAAATCTTGCGGCCTAGACCGCAAGTCCTACGGAATTTCATCCGACTCTCTCCTCGAGTCTCGCTTCACACAGAAGCTTTGCTCTCCTCAGTGCTACGGCAGTTGCCCCAACATTGTCGACCTCTACTTCAACCTCGCAGCTGGTGAAG GggtgtttcttccaaaaatATGTGAAGCACAGGGAGCAAATGCTCGAAGGGAAATGTCCGAGATCCGAAGTTCTGGATTTGTTGCCCCAGGACCAGTGAAATCGGCTAACTTGGTGGCAGAGGCACCAGTAAGCTACATGAACTTGGAAGCGGAGCAGTATGTTGCTCCAGCACAAACACCCGGTTACTAA
- the LOC126801914 gene encoding uncharacterized protein LOC126801914 isoform X2, whose translation MRDSRRWGLNSHLSESISFLRTLMKSPAISSLAALVFFLLFFIGAFVCTRLLNSTTETVLGSSAQDSILNTRVSQLYPPQSPVLPLKPPKILEIPLNCTAFDHTGTCPSNYPTTSSPDRDPNRPPPPTCPDYFRWIHEDLRPWAHTGITRETFQKARRTANFKLVIKNGKAYMERYRKSFQSRDTFTLWGILQLLRRYPGKVPDLELMFDCVDWPVILSKFFTGPNSSAPPPVFRYCGDDSSLDIVFPDWSFWGWPEINIAPWENLLKQLEEGNGRSRWVDREPYAYWKGNPTVAETRQDLLKCNVSEEQDWNARVYAQDWSRESKEGFKQSDLASQCIHRYKIYIEGSAWSVSNKYILACDSVTLIVKPRYYDFFTRELMPVHHYWPIKDDDKCRSIKYAVDWGNSHKQKAQAIGKAARNLIQDDLKMDYVYDYMFHLLSEYSKLLQFKPTIPGKAVELCSEAMACQAQGLEKKFMMESLVKGPAVTSPCTMPPPYDPPSHFSVLRRKSNSIRQVETWEKSYWENQNNQT comes from the exons ATGAGAGACAGCAGAAGGTGGGGGCTTAATAGTCATTTGTCGGAGTCCATCTCGTTCCTGCGCACACTTATGAAGTCTCCTGCGATCTCTTCCTTGGCCGCGTTggttttcttcctcctcttcttcatcGGCGCGTTTGTCTGCACGCGCCTCCTCAACTCCACT ACAGAGACCGTACTTGGTAGCTCAGCCCAAGATTCAATACTAAATACGCGGGTATCCCAATTATACCCTCCACAAAGCCCTGTTCTACCCTTAAAGCCCCCAAAAATACTCGAAATCCCACTCAACTGCACTGCTTTCGACCACACCGGAACCTGCCCCTCAAACTACCCCACCACCTCCTCCCCTGACCGAGATCCCAACCGTCCACCCCCGCCCACGTGTCCAGATTACTTCCGTTGGATTCACGAGGACCTCAGGCCATGGGCCCACACGGGGATCACAAGGGAGACTTTTCAGAAGGCGAGGCGTACGGCGAATTTTAAGCTGGTGATTAAAAACGGCAAGGCGTATATGGAGAGATACCGCAAGTCGTTTCAGAGCCGAGACACTTTTACGCTGTGGGGGATCCTACAGTTGCTGCGTAGGTACCCAGGGAAAGTGCCTGATCTAGAGCTCATGTTTGACTGCGTTGACTGGCCGGTTATTTTATCCAAGTTCTTTACCGGGCCCAATTCCTCTGCCCCGCCACCGGTGTTTCGTTACTGCGGGGATGACAGCTCGCTTGATATAGTCTTCCCTGATTGGTCCTTTTGGGGATG GCCTGAAATTAATATAGCTCCGTGGGAGAACTTGTTGAAGCAGCTAGAGGAAGGGAACGGGAGGAGTAGATGGGTGGACAGAGAGCCTTATGCTTATTGGAAGGGGAATCCGACCGTTGCGGAAACAAGGCAAGACCTACTGAAATGTAATGTTTCCGAGGAGCAGGATTGGAATGCTCGCGTTTATGCTCAG GATTGGTCACGTGAATCAAAGGAAGGGTTCAAGCAATCGGATTTGGCGAGCCAATGTATTCATAG GTATAAGATCTATATAGAAGGGTCTGCTTGGTCTGTGAGTAACAAGTACATTCTTGCTTGTGATTCCGTTACCTTAATAGTCAAGCCCCGATACTATGACTTCTTCACGAGAGAATTGATGCCGGTGCACCACTACTGGCCCATCAAGGATGATGACAAGTGCAGGTCTATTAAGTACGCTGTAGATTGGGGAAACAGCCACAAGCAAAAG GCACAAGCCATAGGAAAGGCAGCAAGGAACCTAATTCAAGATGATTTGAAGATGGACTATGTATATGACTACATGTTCCATCTTTTAAGCGAATATTCAAAGCTTTTACAATTCAAGCCCACCATACCTGGAAAAGCTGTTGAACTCTGCTCAGAGGCAATGGCATGCCAAGCACAAGGATTAGAGAAGAAGTTTATGATGGAATCACTGGTGAAGGGTCCTGCAGTCACTAGCCCATGTACCATGCCTCCACCATATGACCCTCCATCTCATTTTTCAGTGCTTAGGAGAAAATCAAATTCTATACGACAGGTAGAAACATGGGAGAAGAGCTACTgggaaaatcaaaataatcaAACATAG